In Myxocyprinus asiaticus isolate MX2 ecotype Aquarium Trade chromosome 16, UBuf_Myxa_2, whole genome shotgun sequence, a single window of DNA contains:
- the mboat7 gene encoding lysophospholipid acyltransferase 7 — translation MSPDELVYLGILAASIPVGFLFRYLSPPVKQGAALLTGLIITIATCGIHTLHSLCTVLGTWLIIKINWKSAPSLSLGWTFLYLLFFRLVTWFGLPHPTPFANAIQLLLTLKMVSLANEVQSYHLEKKQEVSAFTKSPVVGVLSHEPSLYDIISYSYCHVGIVTGPFFRYQTYVDWLQQSSPLSLPGKEPCLQRVKMVPVYGALFLAVNSVFPLSYVHTEEFLEHNYFYRFFYMVAIFFVFRMRFYSAWCGAEAGCISAGLGCYPQGALSKPGGGPTVKYSPDPDTAVEYDFKTIQNIDCYNTDFCVKVRHGMRYWNMTVQWWLHNYIYPNAPFRAYALRAGWTMLISAYWHGLHPGYYLSFLTIPLCIAAESAMEASVRARLGPTGQNIFDWVHWFLKMRAYDYMCMGFVLLKASDTINYWSSIYFIIHIIAFVCIGVGQMMKGGKKKERREEGEGDKKVKKEDVLREKAE, via the exons ATGTCACCAGATGAATTAGTCTACCTAGGAATCCTTGCTGCATCAATACCTGTAGGATTCCTTTTCCGCTACCTAA GCCCTCCAGTCAAGCAGGGGGCCGCATTGCTTACTGGTTTGATCATCACCATAGCAACCTGTGGGATCCACACTCTACACTCCCTTTGCACAGTGTTAGGAACATGGCTAATTATAAAGATTAACTGGAA GAGTGCCCCTTCTTTGTCTTTGGGCTGGACATTTCTTTACCTCCTTTTTTTTCGTCTGGTTACTTGGTTTGGCCTCCCACACCCAACACCATTTGCCAACGCCATTCAGCTTCTTTTAACATTAAAG ATGGTCAGTTTAGCCAATGAGGTTCAAAGTTATCACTTGGAGAAGAAACAGGAAGTGAGCGCCTTCACCAAGTCCCCAGTGGTTGGAGTACTTTCCCATGAGCCCTCACTGTATGACATTATATCATATAGCTACTGCCATGTGGGAATAGTGACAG GTCCCTTCTTCCGTTATCAGACGTATGTAGACTGGTTGCAGCAGTCCAGTCCTCTGTCTCTGCCGGGTAAAGAGCCCTGCCTTCAGAGGGTGAAGATGGTACCTGTTTACGGAGCTCTCTTTCTAGCTGTCAACTCTGTCTTTCCCTTGTCCTATGTCCACACTGAAGAATTCTTGGAGCACAACTATTTTTATAG GTTTTTCTACATGGTGGCAATATTCTTTGTATTCCGGATGCGTTTCTACTCAGCATGGTGTGGCGCAGAGGCAGGCTGCATCAGTGCAGGCCTAGGCTGTTACCCCCAGGGGGCGCTGTCCAAACCTGGAGGAGGGCCAACTGTGAAATATAG CCCTGATCCAGACACAGCCGTGGAGTATGATTTTAAGACGATCCAGAACATTGACTGTTATAACACAGATTTCTGTGTGAAGGTGCGACACGGCATGCGATACTGGAACATGACTGTGCAGTGGTGGCTTCATAACTACATTTACCCCAATGCCCCTTTCAGAGCATATGCTCTCAg GGCTGGATGGACTATGTTAATCAGCGCTTACTGGCACGGCCTCCATCCTGGTTACTACCTCTCCTTTCTCACCATCCCACTCTGCATTGCAGCAGAATCGGCCATGGAGGCCTCTGTCAGGGCCCGTTTGGGTCCCACAGGCCAGAATATCTTTGACTGGGTCCATTGGTTCCTCAAGATGAGGGCTTACGACTACATGTGTATGGGGTTTGTTCTCCTGAAGGCTAGTGACACCATCAACTACTGGAGTTCcatatattttataattcacATCATCGCATTTGTTTGTATAGGAGTAGGACAAATGATGAAAGGgggtaaaaagaaagaaaggagggaaGAAGGTGAGGGAGATAAAAAGGTGAAGAAAGAGGATGTGCTGAGAGAGAAGGCTGAGTGA